One genomic window of Hymenobacter sp. J193 includes the following:
- a CDS encoding response regulator — MTQKLQSIVLVDDNETTSFLNNRLLNRLEVAEQIQTFSKAEQAFQELWGGQNAEPRADAPNLVFVDLKMPGMDGFEFLELFNKLPEAVREKTVMAVLTTSMHAADTARVAQYPGVEYLAKPLTEEKMQKLLKKRF, encoded by the coding sequence ATGACGCAGAAGTTGCAAAGCATCGTCCTGGTAGACGACAACGAAACTACCAGCTTCCTGAACAACCGCCTGCTTAACCGCCTGGAAGTGGCCGAGCAGATTCAGACCTTTTCCAAGGCCGAGCAGGCATTTCAGGAATTGTGGGGCGGCCAAAATGCGGAGCCCCGCGCCGACGCGCCTAATCTGGTGTTCGTAGACCTGAAAATGCCCGGTATGGATGGCTTCGAGTTCCTGGAGCTGTTCAACAAGCTGCCCGAGGCGGTACGTGAAAAAACCGTCATGGCCGTACTCACAACTTCCATGCACGCCGCCGATACCGCCCGCGTAGCCCAGTATCCCGGCGTGGAGTACCTGGCCAAGCCCCTCACCGAGGAGAAAATGCAGAAGCTGCTGAAAAAGCGGTTTTAA
- the sucD gene encoding succinate--CoA ligase subunit alpha — MSVLVNKDSKVIVQGFTGSEGSFHAQQMIEYGTNVVGGVTPGKGGTQHLDRPVFNTVAEAVEQAGADTSIIFVPPAFAADAIMEAADAGIKVIVTITEGIPTKDMIAVKEYLKGREGLRMIGPNCPGVMTAGECKVGIMPGFIFQKGRVGIVSKSGTLTYEAVDQLTKAGLGQTTAIGIGGDPIIGTTTKEAVELLMNDPETEGIVMIGEIGGGMEAEAARWIKETGNKKPVVGFIAGQTAPPGRRMGHAGAIVGGADDTAAAKMAIMRECGIHVVDSPAEIGDTMLRVLSGK, encoded by the coding sequence ATGAGTGTTCTGGTCAACAAGGATTCCAAAGTGATTGTGCAGGGCTTTACGGGCTCCGAAGGCTCGTTTCATGCCCAGCAGATGATTGAGTATGGCACCAACGTGGTAGGCGGCGTGACGCCCGGCAAAGGCGGCACCCAGCACCTCGACCGGCCCGTGTTCAACACCGTGGCGGAGGCCGTAGAGCAAGCCGGCGCCGATACCAGCATCATCTTCGTGCCCCCGGCTTTTGCCGCCGACGCCATCATGGAAGCCGCCGACGCGGGCATCAAGGTTATCGTGACCATCACTGAGGGCATCCCCACCAAGGACATGATTGCGGTGAAGGAATACCTGAAAGGCCGCGAAGGGCTGCGCATGATTGGGCCGAACTGCCCCGGCGTGATGACGGCCGGTGAGTGCAAAGTGGGCATCATGCCCGGCTTTATCTTCCAGAAAGGCCGCGTAGGCATCGTGTCCAAGTCGGGCACGCTGACGTATGAAGCCGTTGACCAGCTCACCAAAGCCGGTCTGGGCCAGACCACGGCCATCGGCATCGGTGGTGACCCTATCATCGGGACTACCACCAAGGAAGCCGTGGAGCTGCTCATGAACGACCCCGAAACCGAGGGCATCGTGATGATTGGCGAAATCGGCGGCGGTATGGAAGCTGAGGCGGCCCGCTGGATCAAGGAAACCGGCAACAAGAAACCCGTGGTTGGCTTCATTGCCGGCCAGACGGCGCCTCCCGGCCGCCGCATGGGCCACGCTGGTGCCATCGTAGGCGGCGCCGACGACACGGCTGCCGCCAAAATGGCCATCATGCGCGAGTGCGGCATCCACGTAGTGGATTCGCCCGCCGAAATCGGCGACACCATGCTGCGCGTGTTGAGCGGCAAGTAA
- a CDS encoding DUF4870 domain-containing protein has product MNDLHAADANLRQWATYLHLSQLAGVVVPGAGFIVPIILWQIKKDEIPGLDAHGKMVANWIISTLIYGAVGALLCIVFVGVPLLLALGLISVIFPIIGAVKANEGTLWSYPLCLRIIS; this is encoded by the coding sequence ATGAACGACCTGCACGCCGCCGACGCCAACCTTCGCCAGTGGGCGACTTACCTGCACCTTTCCCAGCTGGCCGGGGTAGTGGTGCCCGGGGCAGGCTTTATCGTCCCGATCATCCTGTGGCAGATCAAAAAAGATGAAATTCCCGGTCTTGATGCCCACGGCAAAATGGTGGCCAACTGGATTATCAGCACCCTGATTTATGGGGCAGTGGGCGCGTTGCTGTGCATTGTGTTTGTGGGTGTTCCGCTGCTGCTGGCGCTGGGGCTGATTTCGGTGATTTTCCCGATTATCGGGGCCGTAAAGGCCAATGAAGGCACCTTGTGGTCGTATCCGCTCTGCCTGCGCATCATCTCCTAG
- a CDS encoding antibiotic biosynthesis monooxygenase, whose product MPDGRAQLFWPITKRHNAVSMPVLEVAILQVIPAQTLAFEQAFTKAQVIIAASPGYVSHELQRCLEKPNQYILLVRWQKLADHTDGFRQSAAYQEWKKLLHHFYSPFPVVEHYEAVVQ is encoded by the coding sequence TTGCCTGACGGTCGGGCTCAGCTTTTCTGGCCAATAACAAAACGACATAACGCTGTAAGTATGCCCGTCCTGGAAGTAGCTATTCTGCAAGTCATTCCGGCGCAGACTCTTGCTTTTGAACAAGCCTTCACGAAGGCTCAGGTAATTATTGCGGCTTCGCCGGGCTACGTTTCGCATGAGTTACAGCGCTGCCTGGAAAAGCCCAACCAGTATATTTTGCTGGTGCGCTGGCAGAAGCTTGCAGACCATACGGATGGGTTCCGGCAGTCGGCTGCTTATCAGGAATGGAAAAAGCTCCTGCACCACTTCTACAGCCCATTCCCTGTGGTCGAGCATTATGAGGCGGTAGTGCAATAG
- a CDS encoding glycoside hydrolase family 18 protein has protein sequence MRNILYLFALLLSMAACSPASTTAIVSEPDVAIIAYYAGDSTSFRQYPTTKLTHIIYSFLHLKGSALAFDKPQDRATVKALVALKAKNPGLKIMLSLGGWGGCETCSSVFSTEKGRTDFALSVKEILSATRTDGIDLDWEYPAIVGMPGHRFTPEDRHNFTLLIQALRKTLGQQYEISFAAGGFTEALQKSIEWAQVMPLVNRVNLMSYDLVNGYSTTTGHHTPLYSTPTQVESVDRGVRFLDSVGVAPGKIAIGAAFYARIFSEVPAANHGLNQACKFKTTANYKQFGDSLSARHGFVTYWDSLAQAPFAYSKSRKEFASFDDKRSVQLKTQYVLNKKLGGIMFWELTGDQPQNGLLDAISQVAHPTK, from the coding sequence GTGAGAAATATTCTGTATTTGTTCGCACTGCTTCTGAGCATGGCGGCTTGTTCCCCGGCCTCCACTACCGCCATCGTCTCTGAGCCTGATGTGGCCATTATTGCCTATTACGCCGGTGATTCTACGAGTTTCAGGCAATATCCTACAACGAAGCTTACGCACATTATCTACAGCTTTCTGCATCTGAAAGGCAGTGCTTTGGCCTTCGACAAACCCCAGGACAGGGCTACAGTGAAAGCACTGGTAGCCCTTAAAGCAAAGAATCCAGGGCTGAAGATTATGTTGTCCTTGGGTGGCTGGGGTGGCTGTGAAACCTGCTCATCCGTGTTTTCAACCGAAAAAGGCCGGACCGATTTTGCTTTGTCGGTAAAGGAAATCCTGTCTGCCACCCGCACCGACGGAATAGATCTGGACTGGGAGTATCCGGCTATTGTGGGAATGCCTGGCCATCGGTTCACGCCGGAAGACCGGCATAATTTCACCCTGCTCATCCAAGCCCTCCGAAAAACACTGGGCCAGCAGTATGAAATAAGCTTTGCCGCCGGTGGCTTTACGGAAGCTCTGCAAAAATCAATTGAGTGGGCGCAGGTCATGCCCCTGGTAAACCGCGTGAACCTGATGAGCTACGACTTAGTGAACGGCTACAGCACCACTACAGGGCATCATACTCCGCTTTACTCCACCCCAACCCAAGTAGAATCGGTAGACCGCGGGGTGCGTTTCTTGGACTCGGTAGGCGTTGCTCCCGGAAAAATTGCTATTGGGGCCGCATTCTATGCACGTATTTTCAGCGAAGTACCAGCGGCTAACCATGGCTTAAACCAAGCCTGTAAGTTCAAGACTACGGCTAACTACAAGCAGTTTGGGGACAGCCTTTCTGCCAGGCATGGCTTTGTAACCTATTGGGACAGCCTAGCTCAGGCACCTTTTGCCTATAGCAAGAGCCGAAAGGAATTCGCCTCGTTTGATGATAAAAGGTCGGTACAACTAAAAACCCAGTACGTCCTCAATAAGAAGCTGGGTGGAATCATGTTCTGGGAGTTGACCGGAGACCAGCCTCAAAACGGGTTGCTCGATGCTATTTCCCAAGTAGCTCACCCCACGAAATAG
- a CDS encoding NADP-dependent isocitrate dehydrogenase, translated as MTKIKVANPVVELDGDEMTRIIWKFIKDKLITPYLDLDIKYYDLGIEYRDETNDQVTIDAANAIKQYGVGIKCATITPDEERVKEFNLKQMWKSPNGTIRNILDGTVFREPIVMSNVPRLVPNWTAPICIGRHAFGDQYRATDFVTKGKGKLTITFQPEDGGEAQSFEVFNFKSDGVALAMYNTDESIRGFAHACFNQALMKGWPLYLSTKNTILKKYDGRFKDIFQEIYEQDYLAKFKEAGITYEHRLIDDMVASALKWNGNFVWACKNYDGDVQSDTVAQGFGSLGLMTSTLVTPDGGTMEAEAAHGTVTRHYRDHQKGKPTSTNPIASIFAWTRGLEFRGKLDGNQELIDFCQKLEQVCIETVESGKMTKDLAVCIHGNNVEHGRDYLYTEEFLAALDENLKAKLSK; from the coding sequence ATGACCAAAATCAAAGTAGCCAACCCCGTAGTAGAGCTTGATGGCGACGAAATGACGCGCATCATCTGGAAGTTTATCAAGGACAAGCTCATCACGCCCTACCTCGACCTCGACATCAAGTACTACGACCTCGGCATCGAGTACCGCGACGAGACCAACGACCAGGTAACCATCGACGCGGCCAACGCCATCAAGCAGTACGGCGTGGGCATCAAGTGCGCCACCATCACTCCCGACGAGGAGCGGGTAAAAGAGTTCAACCTCAAGCAGATGTGGAAGTCGCCGAATGGCACTATCCGCAATATACTGGATGGTACCGTTTTTCGCGAGCCTATCGTGATGAGCAACGTGCCGCGCCTGGTGCCCAACTGGACCGCCCCCATCTGCATCGGCCGCCACGCCTTCGGCGACCAGTACCGCGCTACCGATTTCGTCACCAAGGGCAAGGGCAAGCTCACCATCACCTTCCAGCCCGAAGACGGCGGCGAAGCCCAGTCGTTTGAGGTGTTCAACTTCAAGAGCGACGGCGTGGCCCTGGCCATGTACAACACCGACGAAAGCATCCGCGGCTTTGCGCACGCCTGCTTCAACCAGGCTTTGATGAAGGGCTGGCCGCTGTACTTGAGCACCAAGAACACCATCCTGAAAAAGTACGACGGCCGCTTCAAGGACATCTTCCAGGAAATCTACGAGCAGGACTACCTGGCTAAGTTCAAGGAAGCCGGCATCACCTACGAGCACCGCCTCATCGACGACATGGTGGCCTCGGCGCTGAAGTGGAACGGCAACTTCGTGTGGGCCTGCAAAAACTACGACGGCGACGTGCAGAGCGACACCGTAGCCCAGGGCTTCGGCTCACTCGGCCTGATGACCTCCACGCTGGTAACGCCCGACGGCGGCACTATGGAAGCTGAAGCTGCCCACGGCACCGTAACGCGCCACTACCGCGACCACCAGAAAGGCAAGCCCACCTCCACCAACCCCATTGCCTCCATCTTCGCCTGGACGCGCGGCCTGGAGTTCCGCGGCAAGCTGGACGGCAATCAGGAGCTCATCGACTTCTGCCAGAAGCTGGAGCAGGTGTGCATCGAAACCGTGGAAAGCGGCAAGATGACTAAGGATTTGGCCGTCTGCATCCACGGCAACAACGTGGAGCACGGCCGCGACTACCTCTACACAGAGGAGTTCCTGGCCGCGCTGGACGAAAACCTGAAAGCCAAGCTGAGCAAGTAA
- a CDS encoding mercuric reductase, giving the protein MAAATLSCDALIIGSGQAGNPLATALAKAGRKVVLAEKSLLGGSCINYGCSPVKAMLASAERVRQVATAAEYGINTSAPRPDLRAIVARKDAIVQQMRDGVRHNLTREQSGITVLHGHATFTGKHMIRVALVGGAEQMVKAPLIFINTGTRAAVPDVPGLVESGFLTNVEILDLKELPEHLLILGGGYLGLEFGQMFRRFGSQVTIIENADHLLEREDPDVCAAMQAQLEADGVELVLGAGVRRVSRNAAGEYTLTASTASGERRLRGTHLLVATGRTPNTDDLGLDAAGIETDERGYVQVNERLQTNVRGVYALGDVHPGPQFTHLAYDDYRVLRDALLHGKRRSAKARPLPYVVFTEPQLGRIGLSEQQARHQKIPYHVASMPVRVVGRALQTGHTAGFMKVLVDDRRRIIGAAIFSAQGGEIMSMIQLAMAGRLTCEQLQDTVFAHPTWAEALNNLFAKLVRG; this is encoded by the coding sequence ATGGCGGCAGCTACTCTCTCCTGCGACGCATTGATTATCGGCTCCGGCCAGGCCGGCAACCCGCTGGCAACGGCCCTGGCGAAAGCAGGCCGCAAGGTGGTGCTGGCAGAAAAAAGCCTGCTGGGCGGCTCCTGCATCAACTACGGCTGCTCACCGGTAAAAGCCATGCTGGCCTCGGCCGAGCGGGTACGGCAGGTGGCCACGGCGGCTGAGTACGGCATCAACACCAGTGCGCCCCGGCCCGACCTGCGCGCTATTGTGGCCCGTAAGGACGCCATTGTGCAGCAGATGCGCGACGGTGTACGCCATAACCTCACCAGGGAACAGTCGGGCATTACGGTGCTGCACGGGCACGCGACTTTCACGGGCAAGCACATGATACGGGTGGCCCTGGTGGGTGGAGCGGAGCAAATGGTGAAGGCCCCACTGATTTTCATCAATACCGGCACGCGGGCAGCGGTGCCGGACGTGCCAGGGCTGGTGGAAAGCGGGTTCCTGACGAACGTGGAAATCCTCGACCTGAAGGAACTGCCCGAGCATCTGCTGATTCTGGGCGGAGGCTACCTGGGGCTGGAGTTCGGGCAGATGTTCCGCCGCTTCGGCAGCCAGGTGACCATCATCGAAAATGCCGACCACCTGCTGGAGCGCGAAGACCCGGACGTGTGCGCCGCCATGCAGGCCCAATTGGAAGCCGACGGGGTAGAGCTGGTGCTGGGGGCCGGGGTGCGGCGGGTGTCGCGCAACGCGGCGGGAGAATACACGCTCACAGCCAGCACGGCCAGTGGGGAGCGGCGCCTGCGCGGCACGCACCTGCTGGTAGCCACCGGCCGCACGCCCAACACCGACGACTTGGGACTGGACGCTGCCGGCATCGAAACGGATGAGCGGGGCTACGTGCAAGTGAATGAGCGGCTGCAAACAAACGTGCGCGGGGTGTACGCGCTGGGCGACGTGCACCCGGGGCCGCAGTTTACGCACCTAGCCTACGACGACTACCGGGTGTTGCGCGACGCGCTGCTGCACGGCAAGCGTCGCTCGGCCAAGGCGCGGCCTCTGCCCTATGTAGTGTTTACGGAGCCGCAGCTGGGGCGCATCGGCCTCTCGGAGCAACAGGCGCGCCACCAGAAGATTCCGTACCATGTGGCCTCCATGCCGGTGCGAGTAGTGGGCCGAGCCCTGCAAACGGGACACACGGCAGGTTTTATGAAGGTGCTGGTGGACGACCGTCGGCGCATCATCGGGGCGGCCATTTTCAGTGCGCAGGGCGGAGAAATCATGTCAATGATTCAGCTGGCCATGGCGGGCCGGCTCACGTGCGAGCAGCTGCAAGACACGGTGTTTGCGCACCCCACTTGGGCAGAGGCGCTGAACAACCTGTTTGCGAAGCTGGTGCGGGGCTGA
- the rny gene encoding ribonuclease Y, which yields MSDTLYIVLAVAALMVGFVLGRLQAGKARQDHEADAKTRAQQLLTEAEQQANRIRDERIQQSKDKFRTLKQEFEQESRRQKLALDQELTERRATVVEQEQSIKQLTQTTQKQLEQIQRKEKELDATREKIETQAQQQRERLEAQEEKRRSVLENQLAKLEQREREVEDELETTRQDLGEKQRQVQQQLETISGLTASEAREQLVESLKNEAQIQASSYIKDVVAQAKLTATKDAKKVVLETIQRTAAEHAIENCVSIFNIESDDVKGKIIGREGRNIRALEAATGVEIIVDDTPEAIIISGFDPVRREVARLSLHLLVKDGRIHPARIEEIVAKTRKNIDEEIVEIGEKTIIDLGIHGLHPELIKMVGRMRFRSSYGQNLLQHSREVANLCATMAAELGLNVKHAKRAGLLHDIGKVSTEEPELPHAILGMEMAKKYKEHPDVVNAIGAHHDEIEMTAMISPLVQACDAISGSRPGARREMMESYIKRLKQLEETAVGFDGVLQCYAIQAGRELRVMVNADNVTDDRAQELSYEISQKIEKEMQYPGQIKITVIREMRAVSYAK from the coding sequence ATGTCCGACACTCTTTATATCGTCTTAGCCGTAGCCGCCCTTATGGTCGGCTTTGTGCTGGGGCGCCTGCAGGCCGGCAAGGCCCGGCAGGACCACGAAGCCGACGCCAAAACCCGCGCCCAGCAGCTGCTAACCGAGGCCGAACAGCAGGCCAACCGCATCCGCGACGAGCGGATTCAGCAATCCAAAGACAAGTTCCGCACCCTTAAGCAGGAGTTTGAGCAGGAAAGCCGCCGCCAAAAGCTGGCCCTCGACCAGGAACTCACCGAGCGCCGGGCCACCGTAGTGGAGCAGGAGCAAAGTATCAAGCAGCTCACCCAGACCACCCAGAAGCAACTCGAGCAGATTCAGCGCAAGGAAAAAGAGCTGGATGCCACCCGCGAAAAGATTGAAACCCAGGCCCAGCAGCAGCGCGAGCGGCTGGAGGCTCAGGAAGAAAAACGCAGAAGCGTGCTCGAAAATCAGCTGGCGAAGCTGGAGCAGCGCGAGCGGGAAGTGGAAGACGAGCTCGAAACCACCCGCCAGGACCTCGGTGAAAAGCAGCGCCAGGTGCAGCAGCAGCTCGAAACCATTTCAGGCCTCACCGCCTCCGAAGCCCGCGAGCAGCTGGTTGAGAGCCTCAAAAACGAAGCGCAGATTCAGGCCAGCTCCTACATCAAGGACGTGGTGGCCCAGGCCAAGCTCACGGCCACCAAAGACGCTAAGAAGGTGGTGCTCGAAACCATCCAGCGCACCGCCGCCGAGCACGCCATCGAGAACTGCGTGAGCATCTTCAACATCGAAAGTGACGATGTGAAGGGCAAAATCATTGGCCGCGAAGGCCGCAACATCCGCGCCCTCGAAGCCGCTACCGGCGTCGAAATCATCGTGGACGACACGCCCGAGGCCATTATCATCTCCGGCTTCGACCCGGTGCGCCGTGAGGTGGCCCGCCTTTCCCTGCACTTGCTGGTGAAGGACGGCCGCATTCACCCGGCCCGCATCGAGGAAATTGTAGCTAAAACCCGCAAGAACATCGACGAGGAAATCGTGGAAATCGGGGAGAAAACCATCATCGACCTCGGCATTCACGGCCTGCACCCCGAGCTCATCAAGATGGTGGGCCGCATGCGCTTCCGCTCTTCCTACGGCCAGAACCTGCTCCAGCACTCCCGCGAAGTAGCTAACCTCTGCGCCACCATGGCTGCCGAACTGGGCCTGAACGTGAAGCACGCCAAGCGCGCCGGCCTGTTGCACGACATCGGCAAGGTGAGCACCGAGGAGCCCGAGCTGCCCCACGCCATCCTGGGTATGGAAATGGCCAAGAAGTACAAGGAGCACCCCGATGTGGTCAACGCCATCGGTGCCCACCACGACGAAATCGAGATGACGGCCATGATTTCGCCCCTCGTGCAGGCCTGCGACGCCATCAGTGGCTCCCGCCCCGGCGCCCGCCGCGAGATGATGGAAAGCTACATCAAGCGCCTCAAGCAGCTGGAAGAAACGGCCGTGGGCTTCGACGGCGTGCTGCAGTGCTATGCCATCCAGGCCGGCCGTGAGCTGCGCGTGATGGTAAACGCCGACAACGTAACCGACGACCGCGCCCAGGAGCTGAGCTACGAAATTTCCCAGAAAATCGAAAAGGAAATGCAGTACCCCGGCCAGATCAAAATCACCGTCATCCGCGAAATGCGCGCCGTATCCTACGCCAAGTAG
- a CDS encoding cell division protein ZapA has protein sequence MSELSIKIRLADRDYPMRVAAQDEERLRLAGRMLNERLREFRDQYGIQDKQDLLAMLALATMADRLKVGKEKDGTDAALTERIARLDELLSGVVLG, from the coding sequence ATGTCCGAGCTTTCCATCAAAATCCGCCTTGCCGACCGTGACTACCCCATGCGGGTAGCTGCCCAGGACGAGGAGCGTCTGCGCCTGGCCGGGCGCATGCTCAACGAGCGGCTGCGCGAGTTCCGGGACCAGTACGGCATCCAGGACAAGCAGGACTTGCTGGCCATGCTGGCCCTGGCCACCATGGCCGACCGCCTGAAAGTGGGTAAGGAGAAGGACGGTACCGACGCAGCCCTGACCGAGCGCATCGCGCGCCTGGACGAGCTGTTGTCGGGGGTAGTACTCGGGTAG
- the pheT gene encoding phenylalanine--tRNA ligase subunit beta, whose protein sequence is MKISYDWLRTLISTDKPADEIGRLLTGSGLEVEGIEELESVPGGLRGIVLGTVLTREKHPDADKLSLTTVDVGDDTPRQIVCGAPNVAAGQRVVVALEGATLYPTTGESFKIKKSKIRGAASEGMICAEDEIGLGQSHAGIMVLDTDLPNGTPAAEYFGLGSDSVFEIGLTPNRADAASHFGVARELRALLRQPCHLPDINHFHAPAEASKPVSVTIEDAEANPRYAGLLLEGVQVGPSPDWLQRRLRSIGLSPINNVVDVTNFVLHELGQPLHAFDADQIAGNQVCVKRAEAGEKFTTLDGTERSLKAEDLIIADANGAPMALAGVFGGKTSGVSDATTRVFLESAYFAPAVVRKTSQTHQLKTDASFRFERGTDPNMVLIALKRAALLLQEVAGATVAAPIVDEYPTHIGHTQVRLRLPRVEKLVGQFIAPERIRQILTDLDILISEELTDEAGQAEWILSVPPHKVDVTREADIIEEILRIYGYNHVALRPHNSASYLAQFPNPEPEIIRQNTARLLSGQGFSEIITNSITNSLYFEKSGENNEALVRLLNFNSAELNIMRPTMLHSGLEVVRHNVNRRQRDLKLYEFGKTYRRKADGQYEEQNKLVIYLTGNTAAETWQQKSDKATYHQLAGAVQQVLASLGFAQPASQPVQHPYLAGGLTLLAQNQPVAQLGAVSSAVLKQLDVSQPVWYAELDWDWLMRKYKNALVARELPKFPEVRRDLSLVVDKMITFDQLQQIARRTEKKLLQQVNVFDVYEGDNLGAGKKSYSVSFLLQDPTQTLTDQAIDQVMTRLIQQFEQQAGALIRK, encoded by the coding sequence ATGAAGATATCCTACGACTGGCTTCGCACGCTCATTTCCACTGATAAACCGGCCGACGAAATCGGCCGCCTGCTCACCGGCTCGGGCCTGGAAGTGGAAGGCATTGAGGAGCTGGAAAGCGTGCCGGGCGGCCTGCGTGGCATAGTCCTGGGCACGGTGCTCACCCGCGAAAAGCACCCCGATGCCGACAAGCTGAGTTTAACTACCGTAGACGTAGGCGACGACACCCCGCGCCAGATTGTGTGCGGGGCCCCCAACGTGGCGGCCGGGCAGCGCGTGGTAGTAGCGTTGGAAGGTGCCACGCTTTACCCCACCACCGGGGAGTCGTTCAAAATCAAGAAGTCCAAAATCCGTGGGGCGGCCTCCGAAGGCATGATCTGCGCCGAGGACGAAATCGGCCTGGGCCAGTCGCACGCCGGCATTATGGTGCTGGATACGGACCTGCCCAACGGTACGCCCGCCGCCGAGTACTTCGGCCTGGGCTCCGATTCGGTGTTCGAAATCGGCCTCACGCCCAACCGCGCCGACGCGGCCTCCCACTTCGGGGTGGCCCGGGAACTGCGCGCTTTGCTGCGTCAGCCCTGCCACCTGCCCGATATCAACCACTTCCACGCGCCTGCGGAAGCCTCAAAGCCGGTTAGTGTAACGATTGAAGACGCGGAGGCCAACCCCCGCTACGCCGGATTGCTGCTGGAAGGGGTGCAGGTAGGCCCGTCGCCGGATTGGCTGCAGCGCCGCTTGCGCAGCATCGGCCTCTCGCCCATCAACAATGTGGTGGACGTTACCAACTTCGTGCTGCACGAGCTGGGCCAGCCCCTACACGCCTTCGACGCCGACCAGATTGCCGGAAACCAGGTGTGCGTGAAGCGGGCCGAAGCCGGCGAGAAGTTCACGACCCTGGATGGCACAGAGCGTAGCCTCAAAGCCGAAGACCTCATCATTGCCGACGCCAACGGGGCACCAATGGCGCTGGCCGGCGTATTCGGGGGCAAAACCTCGGGCGTGTCAGACGCCACCACGCGGGTATTTCTGGAAAGCGCCTACTTCGCGCCGGCCGTGGTGCGCAAAACCAGCCAGACCCACCAGCTCAAAACCGACGCTTCCTTCCGCTTCGAGCGAGGCACCGACCCCAACATGGTGCTCATTGCCCTGAAGCGGGCTGCCTTGCTGCTGCAGGAGGTAGCCGGCGCCACCGTGGCCGCGCCCATCGTGGATGAGTACCCCACGCACATCGGCCACACCCAAGTGCGTTTGCGTCTGCCCCGGGTAGAAAAGCTGGTAGGTCAGTTCATTGCTCCGGAGCGCATCCGCCAGATTCTCACCGACCTCGACATCCTCATCAGCGAGGAGCTGACCGACGAAGCTGGCCAAGCCGAGTGGATTCTGTCGGTGCCGCCGCACAAGGTAGATGTGACCCGGGAGGCTGACATCATCGAGGAAATTCTGCGCATCTACGGCTATAATCACGTGGCTTTGCGCCCGCACAACTCCGCCAGCTACCTCGCCCAGTTCCCGAACCCCGAACCCGAAATCATCCGCCAGAATACGGCGCGGCTGCTCAGCGGGCAGGGCTTTTCGGAAATCATTACCAACTCTATCACCAACTCGCTGTACTTCGAGAAAAGCGGAGAAAACAATGAGGCGCTGGTGCGGCTGCTCAACTTCAACAGCGCCGAGCTGAACATCATGCGGCCCACCATGCTGCACAGCGGCCTGGAAGTGGTGCGCCACAACGTGAACCGCCGCCAGCGCGACCTGAAGCTCTACGAGTTCGGTAAAACCTACCGCCGCAAAGCCGACGGTCAGTACGAGGAGCAGAACAAGCTGGTCATTTACCTCACCGGCAACACGGCCGCCGAAACCTGGCAGCAGAAGTCGGACAAGGCTACCTACCATCAGCTGGCTGGCGCGGTGCAGCAGGTGCTGGCCTCGTTGGGATTTGCGCAGCCTGCTTCGCAGCCGGTGCAGCACCCTTACCTGGCCGGGGGGCTCACGCTGCTGGCCCAGAACCAGCCGGTGGCCCAGCTGGGAGCGGTGTCATCGGCCGTGCTCAAGCAGCTGGATGTGTCGCAGCCGGTGTGGTATGCCGAGCTGGACTGGGACTGGCTGATGCGCAAGTACAAGAACGCGCTGGTAGCCCGCGAGCTGCCCAAGTTCCCGGAAGTGCGCCGCGACCTGAGTTTGGTAGTCGATAAGATGATTACTTTCGACCAGCTTCAGCAGATTGCCCGCCGCACCGAGAAAAAGCTCCTGCAGCAGGTGAACGTGTTCGATGTGTACGAGGGCGACAACCTGGGTGCGGGCAAGAAGAGCTACTCCGTGAGCTTCCTGCTTCAGGACCCTACCCAAACCCTCACCGACCAGGCCATCGACCAGGTGATGACGCGGCTGATCCAGCAGTTCGAGCAGCAGGCCGGGGCGCTGATTCGTAAATAA